In one Silene latifolia isolate original U9 population chromosome 10, ASM4854445v1, whole genome shotgun sequence genomic region, the following are encoded:
- the LOC141606038 gene encoding uncharacterized protein LOC141606038, with translation MALPPTPQYLLSPQASPPQQGGGQSIIQALLNAYPNKLLQIEVMMIGVVIMSCVMLLGSLRKRTSNGFFKLCLWTTVVLTPLLFSYIVGLMMTNIKNELFIVWGLLLLVGMASYGTISAFQLEDNETAAVVYLRWFLKCSFVFGMIVGDSKTLLPAHLYWLVFILMPFVFFRLEDRVSSLAFASKKNLLLGVGSKVQIVAEFMAWDAQKTLEAEDEEAADANSMNGYRYLVGMKHLCSLQLKPLPPLYHRNFEKVKENIVTTQEIWQCEGDLLNSNGGDCEGWLKDTCLSFALFWMLLRRYVGYPMVELNSLEEKTWNFFRYGLTPEISPATCERTFRVIEQELSFVYDYFYTKNFVIYLKGTWSMIRRFLVMVAFIVIAVLILQNHRDTQSVRISDHLPSIKPDIIITKVVIYAMLVFELVFMIHYLLITQWSIVEWVCTYVGNKLWRSQTWKDRCYRWAIEHICRYSLGRTLKHWKQEIDQYSLLKSHDYKFPLYDILSLIVPFELINKTKRGRKKCKSITFSLNLKATLVSSLHANGRNLTNGISSLRKYGVDTDFSWACNLETHTHTILVWHIATSFCELSHLNRHPAGNVKSDNVFVATSLSKYCAYLVAFVPELLPDQRNTIFNIINCVILEANSMFKGCSNIEAKYEKMRSLTGEYKDAEYPILEKGMWLGRSLIDRMSDDSLWEMLGEFWAELLLYLAPSDDVAAHLKHLANGGELITHLWTLLTHAAILKRL, from the coding sequence ATGGCACTCCCCCCCACTCCACAATATCTCTTATCTCCACAAGCATCACCACCGCAACAAGGAGGAGGACAGTCGATCATCCAAGCGTTACTAAATGCATACCCAAATAAACTACTACAAATCGAAGTTATGATGATTGGGGTTGTTATCATGTCATGCGTAATGCTTCTAGGATCGCTTAGGAAGCGTACAAGCAATGGTTTCTTCAAGCTATGCTTGTGGACCACTGTGGTGTTGACTCCTTTGTTATTTTCGTACATCGTTGGCCTAATGATGACGAATATAAAAAACGAGTTGTTCATTGTATGGGGGCTCCTTCTGTTAGTTGGGATGGCCAGTTATGGCACTATAAGCGCTTTTCAACTTGAGGACAATGAAACTGCTGCGGTTGTCTATTTGCGGTGGTTCTTGAAGTGTAGCTTCGTTTTTGGTATGATTGTGGGAGACAGTAAAACCTTACTTCCTGCTCACCTTTATTGGCTTGTATTTATTTTGATGCCGTTTGTGTTCTTTAGACTTGAGGATAGGGTATCATCTCTGGCTTTTGCGAGCAAGAAAAATTTACTACTAGGAGTCGGTTCTAAGGTTCAAATAGTTGCAGAATTCATGGCATGGGATGCGCAAAAGACCCTCGAAGCTGAGGACGAAGAAGCGGCTGATGCAAATAGCATGAACGGGTACCGATATTTGGTAGGAATGAAACACCTCTGTAGTTTACAATTAAAACCTTTACCACCTTTGTACCACCGAAATTTTGAAAAGGTAAAAGAAAATATTGTTACCACACAAGAAATTTGGCAGTGTGAAGGCGATTTGTTGAACTCAAATGGTGGGGATTGTGAAGGATGGCTTAAGGACACATGTCTCTCTTTCGCGCTCTTTTGGATGCTACTACGGAGATACGTAGGCTACCCTATGGTTGAACTGAATTCGCTTGAGGAAAAAACATGGAATTTCTTCCGCTACGGGCTAACACCAGAAATCTCACCAGCTACATGTGAGAGAACTTTTAGGGTGATTGAGCAGGAGCTGAGCTTCGTCTACGACTACTTCTATACCAAGAATTTTGTAATATACCTAAAGGGAACTTGGAGCATGATCAGGAGATTCCTTGTCATGGTTGCGTTTATAGTGATTGCAGTATTAATCTTACAGAACCATCGGGATACTCAATCCGTAAGAATCTCGGATCACCTCCCATCTATCAAGCCGGACATTATAATCACCAAGGTCGTTATATACGCGATGCTTGTATTTGAATTAGTATTCATGATACATTACTTGCTTATAACACAATGGTCTATAGTAGAGTGGGTGTGCACCTACGTAGGAAATAAATTATGGAGAAGCCAAACCTGGAAAGACAGATGTTATCGATGGGCAATTGAGCATATATGTCGGTATTCTTTAGGTAGAACCTTGAAGCATTGGAAGCAAGAAATTGATCAGTACTCTCTTCTCAAGTCCCATGACTACAAATTCCCCCTATATGATATTTTGAGCTTGATTGTTCCCTTTGAACTAATCAATAAAACCAAAAGGGGTCGAAAAAAATGCAAGTCAATTACATTTTCTCTAAATTTGAAAGCAACACTTGTATCCTCCCTTCATGCAAATGGGCGAAATTTAACAAACGGAATATCCTCACTCCGGAAGTATGGTGTAGATACTGATTTTTCCTGGGCTTGCAATCTTGAGACACATACCCATACCATCCTTGTTTGGCATATCGCTACTAGTTTTTGTGAGCTTAGCCATCTTAATCGGCATCCTGCAGGTAATGTGAAGTCAGATAATGTATTTGTTGCAACAAGCCTGTCAAAATACTGTGCttacctagttgcttttgtgccCGAGTTATTACCTGATCAGAGGAACACAATATTCAATATCATCAATTGTGTAATATTGGAAGCCAATAGTATGTTCAAGGGATGCTCCAACATAGAGGCTAAGTATGAAAAAATGAGGTCCTTGACAGGTGAATACAAAGACGCCGAATACCCTATCCTGGAGAAAGGGATGTGGCTCGGGAGGTCGCTCATAGATAGAATGAGCGATGATTCCTTGTGGGAGATGCTAGGAGAATTCTGGGCAGAGTTACTCTTGTATTTGGCTCCTTCGGATGATGTTGCCGCGCATCTAAAACATCTGGCTAATGGAGGTGAGTTAATCACTCACCTTTGGACTTTGCTTACTCATGCTGCCATCCTTAAGAGACTATGA